In Calonectris borealis chromosome 20, bCalBor7.hap1.2, whole genome shotgun sequence, a genomic segment contains:
- the XYLT2 gene encoding xylosyltransferase 2 isoform X3, which translates to MVASGRARKLARRYRLAVATALAILLLQGLVLWTSAGLDEEGPAEERQKKARLPESSDGSKDSDSSAGRRGSASRKHGRWRGRLDSPGALVSKVVRAVTVRHKPGRRLPGAPDSSSRRNLTEPRGEAQLAVFQQGDTGSVEGAPQPTENSFTPKCEITGKDALSALARASSKQCQQEIANVVCLHRAGSLMPQSVPRHCQLLGKVSPVIQWDESRLQQAPPSKPVRIAYMLVVHGRAIRQLKRLIKAVYHQQHFFYIHVDKRSNYLHREAVELARHYPNIRVTPWRMVTIWGGASLLKMYLRSMKDLLELAEWPWDFFINLSATDYPTRFIKKQGLDRLFHECDSHMWRLGERHIPEGIVVDGGSDWFSLTRSFVEYVVYADDQLVSQLRQFYTYTLLPAESFFHTVLENSHACETLVDNNLRVTNWNRKLGCKCQYKHIVDWCGCSPNDFKPQDFLRLQLPRSGGRAEGLQPILLEMPVLFQQLSRPTFFARKFESTVNQEVLEILDTHLYGSYPPNTPALKAYWENVYDRVDGLSGLSDVTLTFYTAFSRLGLHKAAAVLAAKADKLCRFEPRGFPSSVHLYFYDDRFQGYLVMQEVQNSATGQAESLEMWMMPQGALKLVGHGGQANRLQNLEVGTEWDPKERLFRNFGGLMGPFDEPVAMQKWSRGPNLTATVVWIDPTYVIAASYDITVDAEAEFTQYKPPLNRPLRPGVWTIRLLQFWEPLGENQFLVVPQTFNRKQPLRKDDSNWLHGGPPRNEYMEQSFQGLGGILNLPRSEEAEEDAVRKAQLTGKALEDWADGAINAFWSVADICVGSPSACASLETCSKTSWSSLSPDPKSELGPVKPDGRLR; encoded by the exons GAGCGGCAGAAAAAAGCCAGGTTGCCCGAGAGCAGTGACGGCTCCAAGGACTCAGACAGCTCTGCCGGGCGCCGGGGCAGCGCCAGCCGGAAGCACGGGCGATGGCGGGGACGGCTGGACAGCCCTGGGGCACTGGTGTCCAAGGTGGTGAGAGCCGTCACGGTGAGACACAAACCAGGACGGAGGCTGCCAGGCGCGCCGGACTCCTCCAGCCGGAGGAACCTGACGGAACCACGTGGGGAGGCCCAGCTGGCCGTCTTCCAGCAGGGCGACACGGGCAGCGTggagggggctccccagcccACCGAGAACAGCTTCACCCCCAAGTGCGAAATCACAGGCAAAGACGCCCTCTCGGCGCTGGCTCGGGCCAGCAGCAAGCAGTGCCAACAGGAGATCGCCAACGTGGTGTGTCTGCACCGCGCCGGCAGCCTCATGCCCCAGTCTGTGCCTCGCCATTGCCAGCTCTTGG GTAAGGTCAGCCCTGTCATCCAGTGGGATGAGAGCCGGCTGCAGCAGGCACCCCCCAGCAAGCCCGTGCGCATCGCTTACATGCTGGTTGTGCACGGCAGGGCCATTCGCCAGCTGAAGCGGCTCATCAAGGCTGTGTACCACCAGCAGCACTTCTTCTATATCCACGTCGACAAG CGCTCCAACTACCTCCATCGCGAGGCAGTGGAGCTGGCCCGGCACTACCCCAACATCCGCGTGACACCCTGGCGCATGGTGACCATCTGGGGAGGTGCCAGCCTGCTGAAGATGTACCTGCGTAGCATGAAGGACCTACTGGAACTGGCTGAGTGGCCCTGGGACTTTTTCATCAACCTGAGTGCCACCGACTACCCCACAAG GTTTATCAAGAAGCAGGGCCTGGACCGCCTGTTCCACGAGTGTGACTCCCACATGTGGCGGCTGGGTGAGCGCCATATCCCTGAGGGCATCGTGGTGGATGGGGGCTCCGACTGGTTCTCGCTGACGCGCAGCTTCGTGGAGTACGTGGTCTATGCCGACGACCAGCTGGTGTCCCAGCTGCGCCAGTTCTACACCTACACGCTCCTGCCAGCcgag TCCTTCTTCCACACGGTCCTGGAGAACAGTCACGCCTGCGAGACACTGGTTGATAACAACCTCCGAGTGACCAACTGGAACCGGAAGCTGGGCTGTAAGTGCCAATATAAACACATAGTCGACTGGTGTGGGTGCTCCCCAAATGACTTCAAACCCCAGGACTTCCTCCGGCTACAG CTGCCCCGCTCaggtgggagggcagaggggctgcagccaATACTATTAGAAATGCCTGTGCTCTTCCAGCAACTCTCCAGACCCACTTTCTTCGCCCGCAAGTTTGAGTCGACGGTGAATCAGGAGGTGCTGGAGATCCTGGACACGCACCTCTATGGCAGCTACCCCCCCAACACGCCAGCCCTGAAGGCGTACTGGGAGAATGTCTATGACCGTGTCGACGGACTCAGCGGCCTCAGCGACGTCACCCTCACCTTCTACACGGCCTTCTCCAGGCTGGGGCTACACAAAGCCGCGGCTGTGCTGGCAGCGAAGGCTGACAAGCTCTGCAG aTTTGAGCCCCGGGGCTTCCCATCCAGTGTGCACTTATATTTCTATGACGACCGTTTCCAGGGTTACCTGGTGATGCAGGAAGTGCAGAATTCGGCAACTGGGCAGGCAGAGTCCCTGGAGATGTGGATGATGCCCCAAGGAGCTCTGAAGCTGGTGGGTCATGGAGGGCAGGCAAACCGCTTACAAAACCTTGAG GTGGGCACGGAGTGGGACCCCAAGGAAAGGCTCTTCCGCAATTTTGGAGGCTTGATGGGGCCTTTCGACGAGCCGGTGGCCATGCAGAAGTGGTCGCGGGGCCCCAACCTGACGGCCACGGTGGTGTGGATCGACCCCACCTATGTCATTGCTGCATCCTACGACATCACAGTGGATGCCGAGGCAGAGTTCACCCAGTACAAGCCCCCCCTCAATCGGCCCCTGCGCCCTGGTGTCTGGACTATCCGCCTTCTCCAGTTTTGGGAGCCCCTGGGGGAGAACCAATTCCTGGTGGTGCCCCAGACCTTCAACCGCAAGCAGCCTCTCAGGAAAG ATGACAGCAACTGGCTGCATGGTGGGCCCCCCCGCAATGAGTACATGGAGCAGAGCTTCCAGGGCCTGGGGGGGATCCTCAACCTGCCGCGCTccgaggaggcagaggaggatgcAGTGCGGAAGGCGCAGCTGACTGGCAAGGCACTGGAGGACTGGGCGGACGGTGCCATCAACGCCTTCTGGTCTGTGGCGGACATCTGTGTCGGCAGCCCTTCCGCCTGTGCCTCCCTGGAGACCTGCAGTAAAACTTCCTGGAGCTCCCTTTCCCCGGACCCCAAATCAGAACTGGGGCCCGTCAAACCTGACGGGCGGCTGAGGTAG
- the XYLT2 gene encoding xylosyltransferase 2 isoform X1, with amino-acid sequence MVASGRARKLARRYRLAVATALAILLLQGLVLWTSAGLDEEGPAEERQKKARLPESSDGSKDSDSSAGRRGSASRKHGRWRGRLDSPGALVSKVVRAVTVRHKPGRRLPGAPDSSSRRNLTEPRGEAQLAVFQQGDTGSVEGAPQPTENSFTPKCEITGKDALSALARASSKQCQQEIANVVCLHRAGSLMPQSVPRHCQLLGKVSPVIQWDESRLQQAPPSKPVRIAYMLVVHGRAIRQLKRLIKAVYHQQHFFYIHVDKRSNYLHREAVELARHYPNIRVTPWRMVTIWGGASLLKMYLRSMKDLLELAEWPWDFFINLSATDYPTRTNEELVMFLSKYRDKNFLKSHGRDNARFIKKQGLDRLFHECDSHMWRLGERHIPEGIVVDGGSDWFSLTRSFVEYVVYADDQLVSQLRQFYTYTLLPAESFFHTVLENSHACETLVDNNLRVTNWNRKLGCKCQYKHIVDWCGCSPNDFKPQDFLRLQLPRSGGRAEGLQPILLEMPVLFQQLSRPTFFARKFESTVNQEVLEILDTHLYGSYPPNTPALKAYWENVYDRVDGLSGLSDVTLTFYTAFSRLGLHKAAAVLAAKADKLCRFEPRGFPSSVHLYFYDDRFQGYLVMQEVQNSATGQAESLEMWMMPQGALKLVGHGGQANRLQNLEVGTEWDPKERLFRNFGGLMGPFDEPVAMQKWSRGPNLTATVVWIDPTYVIAASYDITVDAEAEFTQYKPPLNRPLRPGVWTIRLLQFWEPLGENQFLVVPQTFNRKQPLRKDDSNWLHGGPPRNEYMEQSFQGLGGILNLPRSEEAEEDAVRKAQLTGKALEDWADGAINAFWSVADICVGSPSACASLETCSKTSWSSLSPDPKSELGPVKPDGRLR; translated from the exons GAGCGGCAGAAAAAAGCCAGGTTGCCCGAGAGCAGTGACGGCTCCAAGGACTCAGACAGCTCTGCCGGGCGCCGGGGCAGCGCCAGCCGGAAGCACGGGCGATGGCGGGGACGGCTGGACAGCCCTGGGGCACTGGTGTCCAAGGTGGTGAGAGCCGTCACGGTGAGACACAAACCAGGACGGAGGCTGCCAGGCGCGCCGGACTCCTCCAGCCGGAGGAACCTGACGGAACCACGTGGGGAGGCCCAGCTGGCCGTCTTCCAGCAGGGCGACACGGGCAGCGTggagggggctccccagcccACCGAGAACAGCTTCACCCCCAAGTGCGAAATCACAGGCAAAGACGCCCTCTCGGCGCTGGCTCGGGCCAGCAGCAAGCAGTGCCAACAGGAGATCGCCAACGTGGTGTGTCTGCACCGCGCCGGCAGCCTCATGCCCCAGTCTGTGCCTCGCCATTGCCAGCTCTTGG GTAAGGTCAGCCCTGTCATCCAGTGGGATGAGAGCCGGCTGCAGCAGGCACCCCCCAGCAAGCCCGTGCGCATCGCTTACATGCTGGTTGTGCACGGCAGGGCCATTCGCCAGCTGAAGCGGCTCATCAAGGCTGTGTACCACCAGCAGCACTTCTTCTATATCCACGTCGACAAG CGCTCCAACTACCTCCATCGCGAGGCAGTGGAGCTGGCCCGGCACTACCCCAACATCCGCGTGACACCCTGGCGCATGGTGACCATCTGGGGAGGTGCCAGCCTGCTGAAGATGTACCTGCGTAGCATGAAGGACCTACTGGAACTGGCTGAGTGGCCCTGGGACTTTTTCATCAACCTGAGTGCCACCGACTACCCCACAAG GACCAATGAGGAGCTGGTGATGTTCCTGTCCAAATACCGAGATAAGAACTTCCTGAAGTCTCATGGCCGAGACAACGCCAG GTTTATCAAGAAGCAGGGCCTGGACCGCCTGTTCCACGAGTGTGACTCCCACATGTGGCGGCTGGGTGAGCGCCATATCCCTGAGGGCATCGTGGTGGATGGGGGCTCCGACTGGTTCTCGCTGACGCGCAGCTTCGTGGAGTACGTGGTCTATGCCGACGACCAGCTGGTGTCCCAGCTGCGCCAGTTCTACACCTACACGCTCCTGCCAGCcgag TCCTTCTTCCACACGGTCCTGGAGAACAGTCACGCCTGCGAGACACTGGTTGATAACAACCTCCGAGTGACCAACTGGAACCGGAAGCTGGGCTGTAAGTGCCAATATAAACACATAGTCGACTGGTGTGGGTGCTCCCCAAATGACTTCAAACCCCAGGACTTCCTCCGGCTACAG CTGCCCCGCTCaggtgggagggcagaggggctgcagccaATACTATTAGAAATGCCTGTGCTCTTCCAGCAACTCTCCAGACCCACTTTCTTCGCCCGCAAGTTTGAGTCGACGGTGAATCAGGAGGTGCTGGAGATCCTGGACACGCACCTCTATGGCAGCTACCCCCCCAACACGCCAGCCCTGAAGGCGTACTGGGAGAATGTCTATGACCGTGTCGACGGACTCAGCGGCCTCAGCGACGTCACCCTCACCTTCTACACGGCCTTCTCCAGGCTGGGGCTACACAAAGCCGCGGCTGTGCTGGCAGCGAAGGCTGACAAGCTCTGCAG aTTTGAGCCCCGGGGCTTCCCATCCAGTGTGCACTTATATTTCTATGACGACCGTTTCCAGGGTTACCTGGTGATGCAGGAAGTGCAGAATTCGGCAACTGGGCAGGCAGAGTCCCTGGAGATGTGGATGATGCCCCAAGGAGCTCTGAAGCTGGTGGGTCATGGAGGGCAGGCAAACCGCTTACAAAACCTTGAG GTGGGCACGGAGTGGGACCCCAAGGAAAGGCTCTTCCGCAATTTTGGAGGCTTGATGGGGCCTTTCGACGAGCCGGTGGCCATGCAGAAGTGGTCGCGGGGCCCCAACCTGACGGCCACGGTGGTGTGGATCGACCCCACCTATGTCATTGCTGCATCCTACGACATCACAGTGGATGCCGAGGCAGAGTTCACCCAGTACAAGCCCCCCCTCAATCGGCCCCTGCGCCCTGGTGTCTGGACTATCCGCCTTCTCCAGTTTTGGGAGCCCCTGGGGGAGAACCAATTCCTGGTGGTGCCCCAGACCTTCAACCGCAAGCAGCCTCTCAGGAAAG ATGACAGCAACTGGCTGCATGGTGGGCCCCCCCGCAATGAGTACATGGAGCAGAGCTTCCAGGGCCTGGGGGGGATCCTCAACCTGCCGCGCTccgaggaggcagaggaggatgcAGTGCGGAAGGCGCAGCTGACTGGCAAGGCACTGGAGGACTGGGCGGACGGTGCCATCAACGCCTTCTGGTCTGTGGCGGACATCTGTGTCGGCAGCCCTTCCGCCTGTGCCTCCCTGGAGACCTGCAGTAAAACTTCCTGGAGCTCCCTTTCCCCGGACCCCAAATCAGAACTGGGGCCCGTCAAACCTGACGGGCGGCTGAGGTAG
- the XYLT2 gene encoding xylosyltransferase 2 isoform X2 translates to MVASGRARKLARRYRLAVATALAILLLQGLVLWTSAGLDEEGPAEERQKKARLPESSDGSKDSDSSAGRRGSASRKHGRWRGRLDSPGALVSKVVRAVTVRHKPGRRLPGAPDSSSRRNLTEPRGEAQLAVFQQGDTGSVEGAPQPTENSFTPKCEITGKDALSALARASSKQCQQEIANVVCLHRAGSLMPQSVPRHCQLLGKVSPVIQWDESRLQQAPPSKPVRIAYMLVVHGRAIRQLKRLIKAVYHQQHFFYIHVDKRSNYLHREAVELARHYPNIRVTPWRMVTIWGGASLLKMYLRSMKDLLELAEWPWDFFINLSATDYPTRTNEELVMFLSKYRDKNFLKSHGRDNARFIKKQGLDRLFHECDSHMWRLGERHIPEGIVVDGGSDWFSLTRSFVEYVVYADDQLVSQLRQFYTYTLLPAESFFHTVLENSHACETLVDNNLRVTNWNRKLGCKCQYKHIVDWCGCSPNDFKPQDFLRLQQLSRPTFFARKFESTVNQEVLEILDTHLYGSYPPNTPALKAYWENVYDRVDGLSGLSDVTLTFYTAFSRLGLHKAAAVLAAKADKLCRFEPRGFPSSVHLYFYDDRFQGYLVMQEVQNSATGQAESLEMWMMPQGALKLVGHGGQANRLQNLEVGTEWDPKERLFRNFGGLMGPFDEPVAMQKWSRGPNLTATVVWIDPTYVIAASYDITVDAEAEFTQYKPPLNRPLRPGVWTIRLLQFWEPLGENQFLVVPQTFNRKQPLRKDDSNWLHGGPPRNEYMEQSFQGLGGILNLPRSEEAEEDAVRKAQLTGKALEDWADGAINAFWSVADICVGSPSACASLETCSKTSWSSLSPDPKSELGPVKPDGRLR, encoded by the exons GAGCGGCAGAAAAAAGCCAGGTTGCCCGAGAGCAGTGACGGCTCCAAGGACTCAGACAGCTCTGCCGGGCGCCGGGGCAGCGCCAGCCGGAAGCACGGGCGATGGCGGGGACGGCTGGACAGCCCTGGGGCACTGGTGTCCAAGGTGGTGAGAGCCGTCACGGTGAGACACAAACCAGGACGGAGGCTGCCAGGCGCGCCGGACTCCTCCAGCCGGAGGAACCTGACGGAACCACGTGGGGAGGCCCAGCTGGCCGTCTTCCAGCAGGGCGACACGGGCAGCGTggagggggctccccagcccACCGAGAACAGCTTCACCCCCAAGTGCGAAATCACAGGCAAAGACGCCCTCTCGGCGCTGGCTCGGGCCAGCAGCAAGCAGTGCCAACAGGAGATCGCCAACGTGGTGTGTCTGCACCGCGCCGGCAGCCTCATGCCCCAGTCTGTGCCTCGCCATTGCCAGCTCTTGG GTAAGGTCAGCCCTGTCATCCAGTGGGATGAGAGCCGGCTGCAGCAGGCACCCCCCAGCAAGCCCGTGCGCATCGCTTACATGCTGGTTGTGCACGGCAGGGCCATTCGCCAGCTGAAGCGGCTCATCAAGGCTGTGTACCACCAGCAGCACTTCTTCTATATCCACGTCGACAAG CGCTCCAACTACCTCCATCGCGAGGCAGTGGAGCTGGCCCGGCACTACCCCAACATCCGCGTGACACCCTGGCGCATGGTGACCATCTGGGGAGGTGCCAGCCTGCTGAAGATGTACCTGCGTAGCATGAAGGACCTACTGGAACTGGCTGAGTGGCCCTGGGACTTTTTCATCAACCTGAGTGCCACCGACTACCCCACAAG GACCAATGAGGAGCTGGTGATGTTCCTGTCCAAATACCGAGATAAGAACTTCCTGAAGTCTCATGGCCGAGACAACGCCAG GTTTATCAAGAAGCAGGGCCTGGACCGCCTGTTCCACGAGTGTGACTCCCACATGTGGCGGCTGGGTGAGCGCCATATCCCTGAGGGCATCGTGGTGGATGGGGGCTCCGACTGGTTCTCGCTGACGCGCAGCTTCGTGGAGTACGTGGTCTATGCCGACGACCAGCTGGTGTCCCAGCTGCGCCAGTTCTACACCTACACGCTCCTGCCAGCcgag TCCTTCTTCCACACGGTCCTGGAGAACAGTCACGCCTGCGAGACACTGGTTGATAACAACCTCCGAGTGACCAACTGGAACCGGAAGCTGGGCTGTAAGTGCCAATATAAACACATAGTCGACTGGTGTGGGTGCTCCCCAAATGACTTCAAACCCCAGGACTTCCTCCGGCTACAG CAACTCTCCAGACCCACTTTCTTCGCCCGCAAGTTTGAGTCGACGGTGAATCAGGAGGTGCTGGAGATCCTGGACACGCACCTCTATGGCAGCTACCCCCCCAACACGCCAGCCCTGAAGGCGTACTGGGAGAATGTCTATGACCGTGTCGACGGACTCAGCGGCCTCAGCGACGTCACCCTCACCTTCTACACGGCCTTCTCCAGGCTGGGGCTACACAAAGCCGCGGCTGTGCTGGCAGCGAAGGCTGACAAGCTCTGCAG aTTTGAGCCCCGGGGCTTCCCATCCAGTGTGCACTTATATTTCTATGACGACCGTTTCCAGGGTTACCTGGTGATGCAGGAAGTGCAGAATTCGGCAACTGGGCAGGCAGAGTCCCTGGAGATGTGGATGATGCCCCAAGGAGCTCTGAAGCTGGTGGGTCATGGAGGGCAGGCAAACCGCTTACAAAACCTTGAG GTGGGCACGGAGTGGGACCCCAAGGAAAGGCTCTTCCGCAATTTTGGAGGCTTGATGGGGCCTTTCGACGAGCCGGTGGCCATGCAGAAGTGGTCGCGGGGCCCCAACCTGACGGCCACGGTGGTGTGGATCGACCCCACCTATGTCATTGCTGCATCCTACGACATCACAGTGGATGCCGAGGCAGAGTTCACCCAGTACAAGCCCCCCCTCAATCGGCCCCTGCGCCCTGGTGTCTGGACTATCCGCCTTCTCCAGTTTTGGGAGCCCCTGGGGGAGAACCAATTCCTGGTGGTGCCCCAGACCTTCAACCGCAAGCAGCCTCTCAGGAAAG ATGACAGCAACTGGCTGCATGGTGGGCCCCCCCGCAATGAGTACATGGAGCAGAGCTTCCAGGGCCTGGGGGGGATCCTCAACCTGCCGCGCTccgaggaggcagaggaggatgcAGTGCGGAAGGCGCAGCTGACTGGCAAGGCACTGGAGGACTGGGCGGACGGTGCCATCAACGCCTTCTGGTCTGTGGCGGACATCTGTGTCGGCAGCCCTTCCGCCTGTGCCTCCCTGGAGACCTGCAGTAAAACTTCCTGGAGCTCCCTTTCCCCGGACCCCAAATCAGAACTGGGGCCCGTCAAACCTGACGGGCGGCTGAGGTAG
- the XYLT2 gene encoding xylosyltransferase 2 isoform X4 has translation MVASGRARKLARRYRLAVATALAILLLQGLVLWTSAGLDEEGPAEERQKKARLPESSDGSKDSDSSAGRRGSASRKHGRWRGRLDSPGALVSKVVRAVTVRHKPGRRLPGAPDSSSRRNLTEPRGEAQLAVFQQGDTGSVEGAPQPTENSFTPKCEITGKDALSALARASSKQCQQEIANVVCLHRAGSLMPQSVPRHCQLLGKVSPVIQWDESRLQQAPPSKPVRIAYMLVVHGRAIRQLKRLIKAVYHQQHFFYIHVDKRSNYLHREAVELARHYPNIRVTPWRMVTIWGGASLLKMYLRSMKDLLELAEWPWDFFINLSATDYPTRTNEELVMFLSKYRDKNFLKSHGRDNARFIKKQGLDRLFHECDSHMWRLGERHIPEGIVVDGGSDWFSLTRSFVEYVVYADDQLVSQLRQFYTYTLLPAESFFHTVLENSHACETLVDNNLRVTNWNRKLGCKCQYKHIVDWCGCSPNDFKPQDFLRLQLPRSGGRAEGLQPILLEMPVLFQQLSRPTFFARKFESTVNQEVLEILDTHLYGSYPPNTPALKAYWENVYDRVDGLSGLSDVTLTFYTAFSRLGLHKAAAVLAAKADKLCRFEPRGFPSSVHLYFYDDRFQGYLVMQEVQNSATGQAESLEMWMMPQGALKLVGHGGQANRLQNLERPTACASCPSRWARSGTPRKGSSAILEA, from the exons GAGCGGCAGAAAAAAGCCAGGTTGCCCGAGAGCAGTGACGGCTCCAAGGACTCAGACAGCTCTGCCGGGCGCCGGGGCAGCGCCAGCCGGAAGCACGGGCGATGGCGGGGACGGCTGGACAGCCCTGGGGCACTGGTGTCCAAGGTGGTGAGAGCCGTCACGGTGAGACACAAACCAGGACGGAGGCTGCCAGGCGCGCCGGACTCCTCCAGCCGGAGGAACCTGACGGAACCACGTGGGGAGGCCCAGCTGGCCGTCTTCCAGCAGGGCGACACGGGCAGCGTggagggggctccccagcccACCGAGAACAGCTTCACCCCCAAGTGCGAAATCACAGGCAAAGACGCCCTCTCGGCGCTGGCTCGGGCCAGCAGCAAGCAGTGCCAACAGGAGATCGCCAACGTGGTGTGTCTGCACCGCGCCGGCAGCCTCATGCCCCAGTCTGTGCCTCGCCATTGCCAGCTCTTGG GTAAGGTCAGCCCTGTCATCCAGTGGGATGAGAGCCGGCTGCAGCAGGCACCCCCCAGCAAGCCCGTGCGCATCGCTTACATGCTGGTTGTGCACGGCAGGGCCATTCGCCAGCTGAAGCGGCTCATCAAGGCTGTGTACCACCAGCAGCACTTCTTCTATATCCACGTCGACAAG CGCTCCAACTACCTCCATCGCGAGGCAGTGGAGCTGGCCCGGCACTACCCCAACATCCGCGTGACACCCTGGCGCATGGTGACCATCTGGGGAGGTGCCAGCCTGCTGAAGATGTACCTGCGTAGCATGAAGGACCTACTGGAACTGGCTGAGTGGCCCTGGGACTTTTTCATCAACCTGAGTGCCACCGACTACCCCACAAG GACCAATGAGGAGCTGGTGATGTTCCTGTCCAAATACCGAGATAAGAACTTCCTGAAGTCTCATGGCCGAGACAACGCCAG GTTTATCAAGAAGCAGGGCCTGGACCGCCTGTTCCACGAGTGTGACTCCCACATGTGGCGGCTGGGTGAGCGCCATATCCCTGAGGGCATCGTGGTGGATGGGGGCTCCGACTGGTTCTCGCTGACGCGCAGCTTCGTGGAGTACGTGGTCTATGCCGACGACCAGCTGGTGTCCCAGCTGCGCCAGTTCTACACCTACACGCTCCTGCCAGCcgag TCCTTCTTCCACACGGTCCTGGAGAACAGTCACGCCTGCGAGACACTGGTTGATAACAACCTCCGAGTGACCAACTGGAACCGGAAGCTGGGCTGTAAGTGCCAATATAAACACATAGTCGACTGGTGTGGGTGCTCCCCAAATGACTTCAAACCCCAGGACTTCCTCCGGCTACAG CTGCCCCGCTCaggtgggagggcagaggggctgcagccaATACTATTAGAAATGCCTGTGCTCTTCCAGCAACTCTCCAGACCCACTTTCTTCGCCCGCAAGTTTGAGTCGACGGTGAATCAGGAGGTGCTGGAGATCCTGGACACGCACCTCTATGGCAGCTACCCCCCCAACACGCCAGCCCTGAAGGCGTACTGGGAGAATGTCTATGACCGTGTCGACGGACTCAGCGGCCTCAGCGACGTCACCCTCACCTTCTACACGGCCTTCTCCAGGCTGGGGCTACACAAAGCCGCGGCTGTGCTGGCAGCGAAGGCTGACAAGCTCTGCAG aTTTGAGCCCCGGGGCTTCCCATCCAGTGTGCACTTATATTTCTATGACGACCGTTTCCAGGGTTACCTGGTGATGCAGGAAGTGCAGAATTCGGCAACTGGGCAGGCAGAGTCCCTGGAGATGTGGATGATGCCCCAAGGAGCTCTGAAGCTGGTGGGTCATGGAGGGCAGGCAAACCGCTTACAAAACCTTGAG CGTCCCACTGCTTGTGCCTCCTGTCCTTCAAGGTGGGCACGGAGTGGGACCCCAAGGAAAGGCTCTTCCGCAATTTTGGAGGCTTGA